From Deinococcus betulae, the proteins below share one genomic window:
- the aceF gene encoding dihydrolipoyllysine-residue acetyltransferase, with the protein MATELKLPDVGDNIEQGTVVTVLVKVGDTVTAGQPIIEIETDKAVIEVPAESGGTVESVGVNVGDTVKVGGVIATLGGGANSGADAGAGQTTAPGTPSAEPDAPATASDPGTANRVAAAQQDSQKEQVGGPSQPTASAPAPAASAPTSGAQITLPDVGDNIEQGTVVSVLVKPGDEVKEGQPIIEIETDKAVVEVPANAGGTVQSVGVNVGDTVKVGGVIATLSGGNAAPAATPAPQPAATAQPQQAQAVPQAAGAPAAQAATPTQSGTQNPQTFDGRAVVAAAPSVRRLAREIGVDIHAVHGTGIAGRISEEDVRRTAGTPSAPAAVAAPASAAQPSAAAPAVAAAPLPDFAKWGRVTREDMSGIRKATVRSMTASTLIPMVTHFDKADVTLMEETRKRFGARVEKAGGKLTMTHILMKVVANALRKFPKFGASLDLENNQVIFKDYVNIGVAVDTPVGLLVPVVKDADRKSITDLVLELSELAGRARDRKLKPDEMQGATFTISNLGGIGGHAFTPIVNSPEVAILGVSRGGLEPVWNKETGTFEPRNMLPLSLTYDHRLIDGADAARFVRFIAESLEDPFLISL; encoded by the coding sequence ATGGCGACAGAACTGAAACTCCCCGATGTGGGCGACAATATTGAACAGGGCACCGTCGTCACGGTGCTAGTTAAGGTGGGCGATACCGTCACGGCCGGGCAGCCCATCATTGAAATTGAAACCGACAAGGCCGTCATTGAGGTGCCCGCAGAGAGCGGCGGCACCGTCGAGTCGGTGGGTGTTAATGTGGGCGACACCGTGAAGGTGGGCGGTGTGATCGCCACCCTGGGCGGTGGTGCGAATAGTGGCGCAGATGCGGGCGCTGGGCAAACCACTGCCCCCGGTACCCCCTCCGCCGAGCCGGACGCCCCGGCCACTGCCAGCGACCCCGGCACCGCCAACCGTGTGGCCGCCGCCCAGCAGGACAGCCAGAAAGAGCAGGTGGGCGGGCCAAGTCAGCCCACTGCGAGTGCCCCGGCTCCAGCCGCCTCGGCTCCAACGAGCGGCGCTCAAATCACCCTGCCGGACGTGGGCGACAACATTGAGCAGGGCACGGTGGTCAGCGTGCTTGTCAAACCCGGCGACGAGGTCAAGGAAGGTCAGCCGATCATTGAAATCGAGACGGACAAGGCCGTAGTCGAAGTGCCCGCGAACGCAGGCGGTACGGTGCAGAGCGTCGGCGTGAACGTGGGCGACACCGTGAAGGTGGGCGGCGTCATTGCCACTTTGAGTGGGGGGAATGCCGCACCAGCGGCCACGCCCGCCCCTCAACCAGCGGCCACCGCGCAACCGCAGCAAGCTCAAGCGGTGCCTCAGGCTGCTGGCGCTCCGGCCGCGCAGGCCGCCACTCCCACTCAGTCCGGTACCCAGAATCCGCAGACCTTCGATGGTCGTGCGGTCGTGGCCGCGGCCCCCAGCGTGCGCCGCCTGGCGCGCGAAATCGGTGTGGACATCCACGCTGTCCACGGAACCGGCATTGCAGGCCGCATCAGCGAAGAGGACGTGCGCCGCACGGCGGGCACGCCCAGCGCCCCCGCTGCGGTGGCTGCTCCGGCTTCGGCGGCTCAGCCTTCAGCTGCTGCCCCTGCTGTGGCCGCCGCGCCGCTACCCGACTTTGCCAAGTGGGGCCGCGTCACCCGCGAGGACATGAGCGGCATCCGCAAAGCCACCGTGCGTTCCATGACGGCCAGCACGCTGATTCCGATGGTCACGCACTTCGACAAGGCCGACGTGACCCTGATGGAGGAGACCCGCAAACGCTTCGGCGCGCGGGTGGAAAAGGCGGGCGGCAAGCTCACCATGACCCACATCCTGATGAAGGTTGTGGCGAACGCCCTGCGCAAGTTTCCCAAGTTCGGCGCCAGCCTGGACCTGGAGAACAACCAGGTCATCTTCAAGGACTATGTGAACATCGGTGTGGCCGTGGATACGCCGGTGGGTCTGCTGGTGCCGGTGGTCAAGGACGCCGACCGTAAGAGCATCACCGACCTCGTGCTGGAACTGTCGGAACTGGCAGGCCGCGCCCGGGACCGCAAACTGAAGCCCGACGAGATGCAGGGCGCGACCTTCACGATTTCCAATCTGGGCGGCATTGGCGGTCACGCCTTCACGCCGATTGTGAACAGCCCCGAGGTCGCCATTCTGGGCGTGTCGCGCGGCGGCCTGGAGCCGGTGTGGAACAAGGAAACGGGCACCTTTGAGCCCCGCAACATGCTGCCCCTGAGCCTCACCTACGACCACCGCCTGATTGACGGGGCCGATGCCGCGCGCTTCGTGCGCTTTATTGCCGAGAGCCTGGAAGACCCCTTCCTGATTAGCCTGTAA
- a CDS encoding RNA ligase 1 family protein: MQKILSLYARNYDTDRLVRDEPVPGAEWVLTGEGVATRKWDGTSCLVRGGRLYRRYDAKKGRTPPADFEPAQEPDPVTGHHPGWVPVGEHSDDAHHREAWAAADRALPDGTYELIGPKVQGNPEGTTSHQLIRHGEAVLDDAPRDFAALRAYLEARPDMEGLVWHHPDGRMVKLKRKDFFGSRRR; this comes from the coding sequence ATGCAGAAGATTCTCAGCCTGTACGCGCGCAATTACGACACGGACCGTCTGGTCCGGGATGAACCTGTGCCCGGCGCCGAGTGGGTGCTGACCGGGGAAGGCGTCGCCACCCGCAAATGGGACGGCACGAGCTGTCTGGTGCGAGGTGGCCGCTTGTACCGGCGTTACGACGCCAAAAAAGGCCGCACACCGCCCGCTGACTTCGAGCCTGCCCAGGAGCCTGACCCTGTGACGGGCCACCATCCCGGCTGGGTGCCAGTGGGAGAGCACTCCGACGACGCCCACCACCGCGAGGCCTGGGCGGCGGCTGACAGGGCGCTGCCAGACGGCACCTACGAGCTGATTGGGCCAAAGGTGCAGGGCAACCCCGAAGGCACGACCAGTCACCAGCTGATTCGGCATGGAGAAGCGGTACTGGACGACGCGCCACGCGACTTCGCCGCCCTCCGCGCCTACCTGGAGGCCCGCCCAGACATGGAAGGGCTTGTGTGGCATCACCCGGATGGCCGCATGGTCAAACTCAAGCGCAAAGACTTTTTCGGCAGCCGTCGCCGCTAA
- a CDS encoding GNAT family N-acetyltransferase, whose translation MTPLTVREARKPDDYPGVARVLSASDPDWPATPELLAVWDAARDPALYHVQLVAEQGGQIVGVAQVGHDDFAYEDWRYFGHLAVHPDARQQGVGTALYDEVMSRLQARGAQDIRTMVSDQPRDEAGRAFLAGRGFTRTWDRYESRLHTGDLDLTTFGPLLDTVAAQGIELRSVADLAGDPERDRRLWELDWRLFQDVPMGQTMTKRPFDTWVKQELDDPTFSHDLSFVALRPGLNDPETGPYVGYSSLMKTPGGFYVIGMTGVRREDRGLGLAKALKVAAMRALHADGGGEIRTFNDPPNKAMLGMNRALGFRPGPTRSRYELHLDPVTGERRPITVEAL comes from the coding sequence ATGACGCCCCTGACCGTGCGCGAAGCGCGCAAACCCGACGACTACCCAGGCGTGGCGCGCGTGCTCAGCGCCAGCGACCCTGACTGGCCTGCCACCCCCGAACTGCTGGCCGTCTGGGACGCCGCCCGCGACCCGGCGCTGTACCACGTGCAACTGGTGGCCGAACAAGGTGGCCAGATTGTGGGCGTGGCGCAGGTGGGCCACGACGACTTTGCCTATGAAGACTGGCGGTATTTTGGTCACCTGGCTGTGCATCCAGACGCCCGCCAGCAGGGCGTGGGCACGGCGCTCTATGACGAGGTGATGAGCCGGTTGCAGGCCCGCGGCGCCCAGGATATTCGCACGATGGTCAGCGACCAGCCGCGCGACGAGGCCGGGCGCGCGTTTCTGGCGGGACGCGGCTTTACCCGCACCTGGGACCGCTACGAATCCCGCCTGCACACGGGCGACCTTGACCTGACCACTTTTGGCCCCCTCCTGGACACCGTGGCGGCCCAGGGCATCGAACTGCGGTCTGTGGCCGACCTGGCGGGCGACCCGGAGCGCGACCGCCGCCTGTGGGAACTTGACTGGCGCCTCTTTCAGGATGTTCCCATGGGCCAGACCATGACCAAACGGCCCTTTGACACCTGGGTCAAGCAGGAATTGGATGACCCCACCTTCAGCCATGACCTCTCCTTCGTGGCGCTGCGGCCAGGGCTGAACGACCCCGAAACTGGCCCCTACGTGGGCTACAGCTCGCTGATGAAAACGCCGGGCGGCTTTTACGTGATTGGCATGACGGGCGTGCGCCGTGAGGACCGGGGCCTGGGGCTGGCCAAGGCGCTCAAGGTGGCCGCTATGCGCGCGCTGCACGCAGACGGCGGCGGCGAGATCCGCACGTTCAACGATCCGCCCAACAAGGCCATGCTGGGCATGAACCGCGCCCTGGGTTTCCGCCCTGGCCCCACCCGCAGCCGCTACGAACTGCACTTGGACCCCGTGACCGGTGAGCGCCGGCCCATAACGGTCGAGGCGCTGTGA
- a CDS encoding isocitrate lyase/PEP mutase family protein, with protein sequence MTTDPAATFRALHESGFILPNAWDAVSARLFQEAGFPALGTTSAGLAFALGQPDGQRAARADLLAALDRVVRAVQIPVTADLEAGYGPRPAEVADTVRAALGLGVVGLNLEDATVDPAQPLFAVEAQVRRLAAARHAAEAEGVPAYLNARTDTYLTAVGASSAERLAETVRRGRAYLAAGADSLFVPGVTDTETVRALRGGIGGPLSVMLSPGGPSAHQLLAAGACRVSVGPGLLLAALGHVGQLARDLRGGTFDPPQPMPFAEVQGWFSPGP encoded by the coding sequence ATGACCACTGACCCTGCCGCCACCTTCCGCGCCCTGCACGAGTCGGGGTTCATCCTGCCCAACGCCTGGGACGCTGTCAGTGCCCGGCTGTTCCAGGAAGCCGGCTTTCCCGCTCTCGGCACCACCAGCGCGGGCCTGGCTTTCGCGCTGGGGCAGCCCGACGGTCAGCGGGCGGCGCGGGCTGACCTGCTCGCGGCGCTGGACCGCGTGGTGCGCGCTGTGCAGATTCCGGTCACGGCTGACCTGGAAGCGGGGTACGGCCCCCGACCCGCCGAGGTGGCCGACACGGTGCGGGCCGCGCTGGGCCTCGGCGTGGTGGGGCTGAACCTCGAAGACGCCACAGTTGATCCGGCACAGCCTCTTTTTGCCGTAGAGGCGCAGGTTCGGCGCCTGGCCGCTGCCCGCCACGCCGCCGAAGCCGAGGGGGTGCCGGCGTATCTAAATGCCCGCACCGACACCTATCTCACGGCGGTTGGGGCGTCTTCCGCCGAGCGCCTGGCCGAGACCGTTCGCCGGGGCCGGGCGTATCTGGCGGCCGGCGCCGACAGCCTCTTTGTGCCCGGCGTGACGGATACGGAAACGGTGCGGGCGCTGCGGGGCGGTATCGGCGGGCCTCTGAGTGTGATGCTGAGCCCTGGTGGTCCCAGCGCCCACCAGTTGCTGGCCGCAGGCGCGTGCCGGGTCAGCGTGGGGCCAGGGCTGCTGCTGGCGGCGCTGGGCCACGTTGGGCAGCTCGCGCGTGACCTGCGCGGCGGCACCTTTGACCCGCCGCAGCCCATGCCTTTTGCTGAGGTTCAGGGCTGGTTCAGCCCAGGCCCATAA
- a CDS encoding GNAT family N-acetyltransferase, whose product MTPDTALRFTVREATDADLGALAALLTAVNPRHPWTEDTLRHEMTSLRTHPLGLHTAQWVAQAEDGQLLGAASALQFGGMYHPGRYHAEVAVHPEARGQGVGTALAATLETHLHARGAQELLAGAYEDEPQSLAFLHARGFAEEMRFFDNVLTVADFDPAAWADEARLPSGLRVLSFAELAVEAGEDAAAQAFYEGFLEAREDVPRTGAATPVAFETFRERLGRPEFLPEGVLLAVTPEGEVAALSELYRDLHDPERLNTGLTGTRRAWRRQGLALALKLAALRLAHDRGVREVWTGNATTNAPMLALNDRLGFRPRVAWIEMKRGGL is encoded by the coding sequence ATGACCCCGGACACCGCCCTGCGTTTCACCGTCCGCGAGGCCACCGACGCCGACCTGGGTGCGCTCGCCGCCCTGCTGACGGCGGTGAACCCCCGTCACCCCTGGACTGAAGACACGCTGCGCCACGAGATGACGTCGCTCCGGACCCACCCTTTGGGGCTGCACACAGCGCAGTGGGTGGCCCAGGCCGAAGATGGGCAGCTCCTAGGCGCCGCCTCGGCGCTGCAATTTGGCGGCATGTACCATCCGGGCCGCTACCACGCCGAAGTGGCCGTTCACCCGGAGGCGCGTGGGCAGGGCGTCGGCACCGCTCTGGCGGCCACGCTGGAGACCCACCTACATGCCAGGGGCGCCCAGGAACTGCTGGCCGGCGCCTACGAGGACGAGCCGCAGAGCCTGGCCTTTTTGCACGCGCGCGGCTTTGCCGAGGAGATGCGCTTTTTTGACAACGTGCTGACCGTCGCCGACTTTGACCCGGCGGCCTGGGCCGACGAGGCGCGGCTGCCCAGCGGCCTGCGCGTCCTGAGCTTTGCTGAACTGGCGGTAGAGGCCGGCGAGGACGCTGCCGCCCAGGCCTTCTACGAGGGCTTTCTGGAGGCCCGCGAGGACGTGCCGCGCACCGGGGCGGCCACACCAGTGGCGTTCGAGACGTTCCGTGAGCGTCTGGGCCGTCCCGAGTTTCTGCCGGAAGGCGTGCTGCTGGCCGTGACGCCTGAAGGCGAGGTGGCCGCCCTGTCCGAGCTGTACCGTGACCTGCACGACCCAGAGCGCCTGAACACTGGCCTGACCGGCACGCGCCGCGCGTGGCGCCGCCAGGGGCTGGCCCTGGCCCTGAAGCTGGCGGCGCTGCGCCTGGCCCATGACCGGGGTGTGCGCGAGGTCTGGACGGGCAACGCCACCACCAACGCGCCCATGCTGGCCCTGAATGACCGCCTGGGCTTTCGCCCGCGTGTGGCCTGGATTGAAATGAAACGAGGTGGACTATGA
- a CDS encoding VUT family protein — MNHSPARGLLAPLPLLLVTLYALSILLANLTLNTFIGPLSVGTVFFAAVFTLRDRIHRAGGLNSVYIAIAAALIVNTTVALVTDTQWRFIGASFLGILLSELADTAVYQRLIQRSWWTRVLASNAVSVPLDSILFTLLAFWGDKSTGQIVSIIAADILVKYLIAALLAFRVGRAARAAAA, encoded by the coding sequence ATGAATCATTCTCCCGCGCGTGGCCTGCTTGCCCCGCTGCCCCTGCTGCTGGTTACTCTGTACGCGCTGAGCATCCTGCTCGCCAACCTCACGCTGAACACGTTCATTGGGCCGCTGAGTGTCGGAACCGTCTTTTTTGCAGCCGTCTTTACCTTGCGCGACCGCATTCACCGCGCAGGCGGCCTGAACTCGGTCTATATAGCTATTGCCGCTGCGTTGATCGTGAACACCACTGTGGCGCTGGTTACAGATACGCAGTGGCGCTTCATTGGCGCAAGTTTCCTGGGCATCTTGCTGAGCGAACTTGCTGACACGGCGGTCTATCAGCGCCTCATCCAGCGCAGCTGGTGGACGCGGGTGCTGGCCAGCAACGCCGTCAGTGTGCCGCTGGATTCCATTCTGTTTACATTGCTCGCCTTCTGGGGTGACAAGAGCACAGGCCAAATTGTGTCGATCATCGCTGCCGACATTTTGGTCAAGTACCTGATTGCGGCGCTGCTGGCCTTCCGGGTGGGCCGCGCCGCCCGGGCCGCCGCCGCATGA
- a CDS encoding HAD-IA family hydrolase: MNPETHILLLDVDGVLVTPPEWFGARLLREHPQQTRDFFQTAFVSASTGQSDLKDHLPAFLKALGRDQTPGDFLAEWLASENHPNPDLLPLVRALRTRGWRTFLATNQEAWRTAHLLEVVGLGKVVDGHHASYAVGHRKPDPAYYAEVTRRLNVAPTQIVFWDDSQQNVQAAQAAGWQAHLYTSPADFQQVMGLG, translated from the coding sequence ATGAATCCGGAGACCCATATCCTGCTGCTGGATGTAGACGGCGTTCTCGTGACGCCGCCCGAATGGTTTGGGGCCAGGCTGCTGCGTGAGCATCCCCAGCAGACCAGAGACTTTTTTCAGACAGCCTTCGTGTCAGCCAGCACCGGCCAGAGCGACCTGAAAGACCATCTGCCCGCGTTCCTGAAGGCCCTGGGCCGTGACCAGACCCCCGGCGACTTTCTGGCCGAGTGGCTGGCCAGCGAAAACCACCCCAACCCCGACCTGCTGCCCCTGGTGCGGGCGCTGCGGACGCGAGGCTGGCGTACCTTTCTGGCGACCAACCAGGAGGCCTGGCGCACTGCGCATCTGCTGGAGGTGGTGGGGCTGGGCAAGGTCGTGGACGGCCACCACGCCAGTTACGCCGTGGGACACCGCAAGCCTGACCCCGCCTACTACGCCGAGGTGACCCGCCGCCTGAACGTGGCCCCCACGCAGATTGTGTTCTGGGATGACAGCCAACAGAACGTTCAGGCCGCCCAGGCGGCCGGCTGGCAGGCGCACCTGTACACCAGTCCGGCCGACTTCCAGCAGGTTATGGGCCTGGGCTGA
- a CDS encoding Ada metal-binding domain-containing protein gives MSLPYSRDFMLSRMFAADAVFDGLFYTGVTSTGIYCLPSCRARKPQAQNVAFHATTAQARAAGLRACLRCQPDAFQAGVPVEEAQLMVALAGVCVAEVPTVRALGQQLQVGRSALHRLFRDHLHTSPGEWLARQRVQAAADALLRAPESSAAEVAFAVGYGSLSAFGAQFRRIMGVSPQVFRQGAGRGGWTLRLPAGFPVPALLRDLARDPLSLTQQVRGHEVTAGWRLPSGPQRVTLTFGSGTVTVQVTAALTALDALSLHHLTRRALGLTGEVPATPMKEPLARPERAPPFGRGLRVPLVPDLFDGLVWAVVGQQVTFACACALRRRLVARCGALLGDGLFAPPAPEDVARLSVNDLRALGLTGARAAALSRLAGQVTRGELDLPGLAAGPVGAARRRLLAVPGVGPWTAEYVLLRVLGFADIVPAGDAALAAALQRYFALPARPDAAQVSGLLAPFAPQRSLATFQFWHHVHPRGAPHDH, from the coding sequence ATGTCCCTGCCCTACTCGCGCGACTTCATGCTGAGCCGAATGTTTGCGGCCGACGCGGTGTTTGATGGGCTGTTCTATACCGGCGTGACCAGCACCGGCATCTACTGCCTGCCGTCGTGCCGGGCGCGCAAGCCCCAGGCACAGAACGTGGCCTTTCACGCCACCACCGCGCAGGCCCGCGCCGCCGGTCTGCGGGCCTGTCTGCGCTGTCAGCCCGATGCCTTCCAGGCTGGGGTGCCCGTCGAGGAAGCGCAGCTGATGGTGGCCCTGGCCGGGGTCTGCGTGGCCGAGGTGCCCACGGTTCGCGCCCTGGGCCAGCAGTTGCAGGTGGGCCGCAGCGCGCTGCACCGACTGTTTCGGGACCACCTGCACACCAGCCCCGGAGAGTGGCTGGCCCGCCAGCGGGTGCAGGCGGCCGCCGACGCGCTGCTGCGTGCCCCAGAGAGCTCGGCCGCCGAGGTCGCCTTCGCGGTGGGGTACGGCAGCCTCTCGGCATTTGGCGCGCAGTTTCGGCGGATCATGGGCGTGTCGCCGCAGGTCTTCCGACAGGGCGCCGGGCGGGGCGGCTGGACCTTACGGCTGCCGGCCGGGTTTCCGGTGCCGGCCCTCCTGCGCGACCTGGCCCGCGATCCCCTCAGCCTCACGCAGCAGGTCAGGGGCCACGAGGTCACGGCCGGCTGGCGGCTGCCATCAGGGCCTCAGCGGGTCACCTTGACCTTTGGGTCGGGCACCGTCACGGTGCAGGTGACGGCCGCTTTGACCGCTCTCGACGCACTGTCGCTGCATCACCTGACCCGGCGTGCGCTGGGGCTGACCGGCGAGGTTCCGGCGACCCCCATGAAAGAGCCCCTGGCGCGGCCTGAGCGGGCACCTCCCTTTGGGCGTGGGCTCCGGGTGCCGCTGGTGCCCGACCTCTTTGACGGGTTGGTCTGGGCAGTGGTCGGGCAGCAGGTGACGTTCGCCTGCGCCTGTGCGCTGCGGCGGCGCCTGGTGGCCCGCTGCGGTGCCCTGCTGGGTGACGGGCTGTTCGCCCCGCCGGCACCAGAGGACGTGGCCCGCCTCTCTGTCAACGACCTCCGGGCGCTGGGCCTGACCGGTGCGCGGGCCGCGGCGCTGAGCCGACTGGCCGGGCAGGTGACCCGCGGTGAACTGGACCTGCCGGGCCTGGCAGCTGGCCCGGTGGGCGCGGCCCGCCGCCGTCTGCTGGCGGTGCCGGGCGTCGGCCCCTGGACGGCCGAGTATGTGCTGCTGCGCGTGCTGGGCTTTGCCGACATTGTGCCTGCCGGGGACGCGGCGCTGGCGGCGGCCCTTCAGCGGTATTTCGCCCTGCCCGCCCGGCCAGATGCCGCGCAGGTCAGCGGGCTGCTGGCGCCTTTCGCCCCGCAGCGCAGCCTGGCCACCTTTCAGTTCTGGCACCACGTTCACCCCAGAGGAGCTCCCCATGACCACTGA
- a CDS encoding arginase yields the protein MLLSVDWDAFSGTRELVFDAPIWGTPDRDTDRLAAWSLRAQRRGAGPADWAALDTDFPLYPGWEALRAYAGVPAFVTLSHADAWGWLDQFPGQAVLNLDSHHDLGSTSGDPERVRPGNWAGLALRRGRVRHVTTLYPFWHEALPVAEGYDLARTAGELTALLPPDALARVTLTRQVAPGSRLPDPAAVSSVLLVQSPAWTNPAHDGALLDLAAVLRCAPLVPPLWRS from the coding sequence ATGCTCCTCAGTGTGGACTGGGACGCCTTTTCGGGCACCCGTGAACTGGTCTTTGACGCACCTATCTGGGGCACCCCTGACCGGGACACCGACCGTCTGGCCGCCTGGTCGCTGCGGGCCCAGCGGCGCGGGGCAGGCCCAGCCGACTGGGCGGCGCTGGACACCGATTTTCCCCTGTACCCCGGTTGGGAGGCCCTGCGCGCCTACGCGGGAGTGCCGGCCTTTGTCACCCTCAGCCACGCCGACGCCTGGGGATGGCTGGACCAGTTTCCAGGCCAGGCGGTGCTGAATCTGGATTCGCACCACGACCTGGGCAGCACCAGCGGCGACCCCGAGCGGGTGCGGCCCGGCAACTGGGCAGGCCTGGCCCTGCGGCGGGGCCGGGTGCGGCACGTCACCACCCTGTATCCCTTCTGGCATGAGGCCCTGCCTGTGGCCGAGGGCTACGACCTGGCGCGCACTGCCGGTGAGCTGACGGCGCTGCTGCCCCCAGACGCGCTGGCGCGCGTGACCCTGACCCGGCAGGTGGCCCCCGGCAGCAGGCTGCCCGACCCCGCCGCAGTCAGCAGCGTGCTGCTGGTGCAGTCACCGGCCTGGACCAACCCCGCGCACGACGGCGCCCTGCTGGATCTGGCGGCGGTGCTGCGCTGCGCGCCTCTCGTGCCCCCCCTGTGGCGGTCGTGA
- a CDS encoding GNAT family N-acetyltransferase, translated as MNQFAVTGVEVGPIEAHEWDAAAQAYTAALPDDPVSGAELRRRDEEQRGWNYHAGVLVARQAAEVIGSAFYFQNPGAYHPQRFTLELGVRPDRQGQGAGAVLWAALEAALRGLNAESARILAREDNEVATGFLARRGFVGDKRYFTSALDLTTFDAAPYQALEARLAAQGIRLQSLTELRAADTPDLDARLHALMSDVRQDVPRADPATPLSFEVFKEAVLEDPALLPGGYLVAEHGGQFIGQTTLFRSEASPDLLTGLTGVTRDWRGKGVATLLKLGAIRAGQALGGTLIRTDNASDNAPMLAINDRLGFVRDPASVSYQRVF; from the coding sequence ATGAACCAGTTTGCTGTGACAGGCGTAGAGGTCGGCCCTATTGAAGCCCACGAATGGGACGCGGCAGCTCAGGCCTATACCGCCGCGCTGCCCGACGACCCGGTCAGCGGCGCCGAATTGCGCCGCCGTGACGAGGAGCAGCGCGGCTGGAACTATCACGCGGGGGTGCTGGTGGCCCGGCAGGCCGCCGAGGTCATCGGGAGTGCCTTTTACTTCCAGAACCCCGGCGCGTATCACCCACAGCGGTTCACTCTGGAACTGGGCGTGCGGCCCGACCGGCAGGGCCAGGGGGCCGGAGCAGTGCTCTGGGCGGCGCTGGAGGCGGCCCTGCGGGGCCTGAACGCCGAGTCGGCCCGCATTCTGGCCCGCGAGGACAACGAGGTCGCCACCGGGTTTCTGGCCCGGCGGGGGTTTGTGGGCGACAAGCGGTATTTCACCAGTGCTCTGGACCTCACCACCTTTGACGCGGCGCCGTATCAGGCCCTGGAGGCGCGGTTGGCGGCCCAGGGAATCCGTTTGCAGTCCCTGACCGAACTGCGGGCCGCCGATACCCCTGACCTGGACGCGCGCCTGCACGCCCTGATGAGCGACGTGCGCCAGGACGTGCCCCGCGCCGACCCGGCCACACCGCTGTCCTTCGAGGTCTTCAAAGAGGCGGTGCTGGAAGACCCGGCGCTGCTGCCAGGCGGCTATCTGGTCGCCGAGCACGGCGGGCAGTTCATTGGGCAGACCACCCTCTTTCGCAGCGAGGCCAGCCCAGACCTGCTCACCGGCCTGACCGGGGTCACACGCGACTGGCGGGGGAAAGGCGTGGCGACTCTGCTGAAGCTGGGGGCCATTCGCGCCGGGCAGGCGCTGGGCGGTACGCTGATTCGCACCGACAACGCCAGCGACAATGCGCCCATGCTGGCCATCAATGACCGGCTGGGGTTTGTGCGTGACCCGGCCAGCGTGTCCTACCAGCGCGTGTTCTGA